A single Anomalospiza imberbis isolate Cuckoo-Finch-1a 21T00152 chromosome 15, ASM3175350v1, whole genome shotgun sequence DNA region contains:
- the PCDH12 gene encoding protocadherin-12: LLSKLWLDPTALGAGRGCRGPAVALRTLQGCGGRRDSPWQRGGAAGALPAACWGWGRSALRLPALWWWYLFLSADAQEVATFTVQYRVLEEVPPGTVIGSLAEHFEGGESGEVAETFQLMETPGRFPLHVGSGDGVLSTAGRVDREQLCRHSDPCWVSFNVLAAQNPALIHVEVQVMDVNDNAPRFPTPELELEISESASLRTRIPLDRALDADAGPNARCSYALSPSEHFALEVVSSSDGTRHAELVVVKEVDRELHSSFDLVLTATDHGEPPKSGTALIKVIVLDSNDNSPVFAESSLTVEVREDAQPGTLLVMVTATDPDQGPNGEIEYSLSRHAPPEVLSTFSIDARTGSILLRLPLDYEETHTYELDVQARDLGANPIPAHCKVLVRVLDVNDNAPDVHVTWAAREPVLSEALPKDSFVALVTASDPDSGTNGQVLCSLSQGYEHFRLKRTNSHSFALLTNASLDRERRAEYNLTLVVRDMGDLSLAVLKHLTICISDVNDNAPAFEKAVYEAAVDENSEAPAFLLTVRATDPDLGSNGKVTYRILDPSALGLVSVDPITGDIFALQAFDYEHVRSLEFLVTAEDGGHPKLASNISIRLAVLDRNDNAPIITTPALVGGVATLSVLVNVDTGCCWVVPGNGSTQGAVAVTNATLVSCPANPFLFTIVAKDVDSGINGALRYDLVGGDDAGLFILDPLLGQVSLNASNASSLAGSQRELLVRVSDQGDTPLHTLARLRLLFRRHGAFSKMSARDPGWPGLSVVLLICLAALLGGCVLLLALTLSLRKKDKKDGMAYNCREAEDARRQQQLKKPHRQIQKADIHLVPLLRGRPREPEPPPACQEEQPGTATPAAGGSPQAPLHLTPTLYRTLRNQRTQKGSEEQQGAFELPVLQRRPCPPHRAKHAVKEAVGPAEAPLHGKSLVKPPMGEPRVPAEQPVGAGAAGQPQPHQQILRSLVRLSLVALAEQSPTGEFAMESPPVQQISQLLSLLHQGQFQPKTNYRGNKYTAKNGSRAAGLDMGLDTGLDTDCLSTKDSGHGESEAGDRDSDSAFELSVQQLVGEELETLLEPQAELALKRLTAADPEWVARLSLPLTSSYKDNVFCPESPCSPEDEEAARQEKPRTFETFGKGAGADPGGTRLASTFLSEMSTLFEMILSQKVQEHSEAGAGLLRQLSARGHSLGLGDAAPGL; encoded by the exons CTCCTTTCCAAGCTCTGGCTGGACCCCACGGCCCTCGGAGCTGGGAGAGGATGCCGAGGCCCTGCGGTGGCCCTGAGGACTCTGCAGGGATGCGGTGGCCGGCGGGACAGCCCATGgcagcgcggcggggccgcgggggctctgccagcagcgtgctggggctggggccgcTCGGCGCTGCGGCTGCCGGCGCTGTGGTGGTGGTACCTGTTCCTGAGCGCCGATGCCCAGGAGGTGGCCACGTTCACGGTGCAGTACCGGGTGCTGGAGGAGGTGCCCCCGGGAACTGTCATAGGGAGCCTGGCCGAGCATTTTGAGGGCGGCGAGAGCGGCGAGGTGGCCGAGACCTTCCAGCTGATGGAGACCCCCGGCAGGTTCCCGCTGCACGTGGGCAGTGGGGATGGGGTGCTCAGCACGGCCGGGCGGGTGGacagggagcagctgtgccGCCACAGTGATCCCTGCTGGGTGTCCTTCAACGTGCTGGCCGCCCAGAACCCGGCCCTGATCCACGTGGAGGTTCAGGTGATGGACGTCAACGACAACGCGCCGCGGTTCCCCACGCccgagctggagctggagatcTCAGAGAGCGCATCCCTGCGGACACGGATCCCTCTGGATCGAGCCCTGGATGCTGACGCTGGCCCCAACGCCCGCTGCTCCTACGCCCTCTCCCCCAGCGAGCACTTTGCTCTGGAGGTCGTCTCCAGCTCCGATGGGACGAGGCACGCGGAGCTCGTCGTGGTTAAGGAGGTGGACCGGGAGCTGCACTCCTCCTTTGACCTTGTGCTGACAGCCACTGATCACGGGGAGCCACCAAAATCAGGTACTGCTTTGATTAAAGTCATTGTCCTCGACTCCAATGACAACAGCCCCGTGTTTGCAGAGAGCTCCCTGACGGTGGAGGTTCGGGAGGACGCCCAGCCCGGGACCCTCCTTGTGATGGTCACGGCCACTGACCCCGACCAGGGTCCCAATGGGGAGATCGAGTACAGCCTGAGCAGGCACGCGCCCCCCGAGGTGCTGAGCACCTTCAGCATCGACGCCCGCACGGGCAGCATCCTCCTGAGGCTCCCTCTGGACTATGAGGAGACCCACACCTACGAGCTGGACGTGCAGGCACGGGACCTGGGCGCCAACCCCATCCCAGCGCACTGCAAGGTCCTGGTCAGGGTCCTGGACGTCAACGACAATGCTCCCGATGTCCACGTCACCTGGGCCGCGCGGGAGCCCGTGCTGTCCGAGGCCCTCCCCAAGGACAGCTTTGTGGCCCTGGTGACAGCCAGCGACCCCGACTCGGGAACCAACGGGCAAGtgctctgctccctcagccAGGGGTACGAGCACTTCAGGCTGAAGAGGACCAACAGCCACAGCTTTGCGCTGCTGACCAACGCCTCGCTGGACCGCGAGCGGCGTGCTGAGTACAACCTGACGCTGGTGGTGCGGGACATGGGGGACCTGTCCTTGGCCGTGCTGAAACACCTCACCATCTGCATCAGCGATGTCAACGACAACGCTCCAGCCTTCGAGAAGGCCGTCTATGAGGCTGCTGTTGATGAGAACAGTGAAGCACCTGCCTTCCTGCTCACCGTCCGTGCCACCGACCCCGACCTGGGCTCCAACGGGAAAGTCACCTACAGGATCCTGGACCCCTCTGCTTTGGGGCTGGTCTCAGTTGATCCCATCACTGGAGACATTTTTGCCCTCCAAGCTTTTGATTATGAGCATGTGAGGAGCCTGGAGTTCCTGGTGACAGCAGAGGATGGAGGGCATCCCAAGCTGGCATCCAACATCTCCATCAGGCTGGCTGTGCTCGACCGGAACGACAACGCACCCATCATCACCACACCAGCACTGGTGGGAGGAGTGGCCACGCTCTCTGTCCTGGTCAATGTGGACactgggtgctgctgggtggTCCCCGGGAATGGGAGcacccagggggctgtggcAGTGACCAATGCCACACTCGTGTCGTGCCCTGCCAACCCCTTCCTCTTCACCATCGTGGCCAAGGATGTGGACTCCGGCATCAACGGGGCTCTCCGGTATGATCTGGTGGGTGGGGATGATGCCGGGCTCTTCATCCTGGACCCCCTCCTGGGGCAGGTGTCCCTCAATGCCAGCAATGCCAGCAGCCTGGCCGGCAGCCAGCGGGAGCTGCTGGTCCGGGTGAGTGACCAGGGGGACACCCCCCTGCACACCCTGGCTCGGCTCCGCTTGCTGTTCCGGCGGCACGGGGCCTTCTCCAAGATGTCAGCGCGGGATCCCGGCTGGCCCGGTCTCTCCGTGGTGCTGCTGATCTGCCTGGCCGCTCTCCTGGGCGGGTGCGTGCTGCTGCTGGCGCTGACCCTGTCCCTGCGCAAGAAGGACAAGAAGGACGGCATGGCCTACAACTGCCGGGAGGCAGAGGACGCccgcaggcagcagcagctcaagaAGCCGCACAGGCAGATCCAGAAGGCCGACATCCACCTGGTGCCGCTGCTCCGGGGCCGCCCCCGGGAGCCCGAGCCCCCCCCGGCctgccaggaggagcagcccggcacagccacCCCTGCGGCCGGGGGGTCCCCACAGGCGCCCCTCCACCTCACCCCCACTCTCTACAGGACGCTGAGGAATCAGAGGACACAAAAAGgctcagaggagcagcagggcgCCTTCGAGCTGCCCGTCCTGCAgcgccggccctgcccgccccaCAGAGCCAAACACGCGGTGAAGGAGGCTGTGGGCCCCGCGGAGGCACCGCTGCACGGCAAGAGCTTGGTGAAGCCACCCATGGGAGAGCCCCGAGTGCCAGCCGAGCAGCCCGTGGGTGCGGGGGCAGccgggcagccccagccccaccagcagATCCTCAGGAGCCTGGTCCGGCTGTCGCTGGTGGCCCTGgcggagcagagcccgaccgGGGAATTCGCCATGGAGTCGCCCCCAGTGCAG caaatctcccagctgctctccctgctgcacCAGGGCCAGTTCCAGCCCAAAACAAACTACAGGGGAAACAAGTACACGGCCAAGAACGGCAGCAG GGCTGCGGGGCTGGACATGGGGCTGGACACGGGGCTGGACACGGACTGCCTGAGCACCAAGGACAGCGGGCACGGCGAGAGCGAGGCCGGGGACCGTGACTCCGACAGCGCCTTCGAGCTCTCCGTGCAGCAGCTcgtgggagaggagctggagaccctcctggagccaCAGGCAG